A section of the Methanocaldococcus sp. FS406-22 genome encodes:
- the fwdF gene encoding tungsten-dependent formylmethanofuran dehydrogenase subunit FwdF — protein sequence MIEQVKEVYENGFTIYRDGEVEKRELTWNDDACVGCGICADICPVSAIAMGPLGAIAKGDIIAPKLDIDKDVCVLCGMCASACPFDAMDLKINGKSIKEDERYPKIKRDIKIYQDKCVLCEQCEMVCPQGAIEVERDLPERKKFVIGEININKEKCVLCGICAEYCPADAINLKYNYPTPTNPKPITDIEVDKDACVFCKVCEFVCPHDAIEVICYKCPMMKRIPQAKLYDDIKGKVNVDKDACVTCGWCAFICPAGAIEVEKPFKGELIIDVDACNACGACIAICPCSALEFPAPKDKAEKVPRIIVNQNLCVLCGACAKACPVNAIKVKRTEINFEREPKAIAWKEAFKKLMSQ from the coding sequence ATGATTGAGCAAGTAAAAGAGGTTTATGAAAACGGATTTACCATATATAGAGATGGGGAAGTAGAAAAAAGAGAACTTACATGGAACGACGATGCCTGTGTTGGTTGTGGAATCTGTGCCGATATCTGTCCAGTAAGTGCTATTGCTATGGGACCTTTAGGAGCTATTGCTAAGGGAGATATTATAGCCCCAAAATTGGATATTGATAAAGATGTTTGTGTTTTGTGTGGAATGTGTGCTTCAGCATGTCCATTTGATGCTATGGATTTAAAAATTAACGGAAAGTCAATAAAAGAGGATGAAAGATATCCAAAGATTAAGAGAGATATTAAAATCTATCAAGATAAGTGTGTTTTGTGTGAGCAGTGTGAAATGGTTTGTCCTCAAGGGGCTATAGAAGTTGAGAGGGACTTACCAGAAAGAAAGAAGTTTGTTATTGGAGAGATAAACATAAACAAAGAAAAATGTGTTCTCTGTGGAATCTGTGCTGAATACTGTCCAGCAGATGCTATAAACTTAAAATACAACTATCCAACACCAACAAATCCAAAACCAATAACCGATATCGAAGTTGATAAAGATGCATGTGTATTTTGTAAGGTTTGTGAATTCGTTTGCCCACACGATGCTATTGAAGTTATCTGTTACAAGTGTCCAATGATGAAGAGAATTCCACAAGCAAAATTATATGATGACATTAAAGGAAAGGTTAATGTTGATAAAGATGCATGTGTAACATGTGGATGGTGTGCCTTTATATGTCCAGCTGGAGCTATTGAAGTTGAAAAACCATTCAAAGGAGAACTAATAATTGATGTTGATGCATGTAATGCCTGTGGAGCTTGTATTGCTATATGTCCATGTAGTGCCTTAGAATTCCCAGCACCAAAAGATAAGGCAGAGAAAGTCCCAAGAATTATTGTAAATCAGAACTTGTGTGTTTTATGTGGAGCTTGTGCTAAGGCATGTCCAGTCAATGCTATAAAAGTTAAGAGAACAGAAATCAACTTTGAAAGAGAACCAAAGGCAATTGCCTGGAAAGAGGCATTTAAAAAGTTAATGAGCCAATAA
- a CDS encoding ATP-binding protein gives MKTYELVVYPERCHGCGNCVIACPVNAKHPETWGGKGPYSDDVVIRVENGTVTVVNQDLCGGCGACIEACPVNAIELVFKRK, from the coding sequence ATGAAAACCTACGAGTTAGTAGTTTATCCAGAAAGATGCCATGGATGTGGAAACTGTGTTATCGCATGTCCGGTTAATGCCAAACATCCAGAGACATGGGGAGGTAAAGGGCCTTACAGTGATGATGTAGTTATTAGAGTTGAGAATGGGACAGTTACAGTAGTTAATCAAGATTTATGTGGTGGATGTGGAGCTTGTATAGAGGCATGCCCAGTTAATGCTATAGAATTAGTTTTTAAGAGAAAATAA